The Hemiscyllium ocellatum isolate sHemOce1 chromosome X unlocalized genomic scaffold, sHemOce1.pat.X.cur. SUPER_X_unloc_2, whole genome shotgun sequence genome includes a window with the following:
- the LOC132808932 gene encoding poly(rC)-binding protein 3-like isoform X2, with protein sequence MESAVESGLNVTLSLRLLMHGKEVGSIIGKKGETVKKMREESGARINISEGNCPERIVTLSGPTSAIFKAFSMITHKLEEDINSAMVNSTASSQPPVTLRIVIPASQCGSLIGKGGCKIKEIRESTGAQVQVAGDMLPNSTERAITIAGTPASIIECAKQICVVILESSPKGITVPYRPKPVSAPVIFAGGQAYTIQGQFAIPHPDLTKLHQLAMQQTPFTPVGQTSPGYSGLDSTQTSSHEIAIPNDLIGCIIGRQGSKINEIRQMSGAQIKISNPVEGSTDRQITITGSPANISLAQYLINAR encoded by the exons gagGTGGGAAGCATCATCGGAAAG AAAGGAGAGACCGTCAAAAAGATGCGAGAGGAG AGTGGAGCCCGCATCAATATCTCCGAAGGGAACTGTCCGGAGCGCATCGTGACGCTGTCCGGACCCACGAGTGCCATTTTCAAGGCGTTCTCGATGATAACGCACAAGCTAGAAGAG GACATCAACAGCGCCATGGTCAACAGCACTGCCTCGAGCCAGCCACCGGTCACTCTGCGGATTGTCATTCCCGCCAGCCAGTGTGGCTCTCTCATCGGGAAGGGAGGCTGCAAGATCAAGGAGATTCGAGAG TCCACAGGAGCCCAGGTTCAGGTGGCTGGAGACATGCTTCCAAACTCAACAGAGAGGGCCATCACCATCGCTGGGACCCCGGCCTCCATCATTGAGTGTGCCAAGCAGATCTGCGTGGTCATTCTCGAG TCCTCTCCAAAAGGGATCACCGTCCCCTATCGTCCCAAGCCAGTTTCGGCACCTGTCATCTTTGCCGGCGGCCAG GCCTACACCATTCAGGGGCAGTTTGCTATTCCACATCCTGAT CTCACCAAGTTACACCAGCTCGCAATGCAGCAAACCCCTTTCACCCCCGTGGGACAGACCAGTCCTGGATACTCAG gttTGGATTCCACTCAGACCAGTTCACATGAAATTGCAATTCCAAATGAC ttGATCGGATGCATTATTGGACGTCAGGGGAGTAAGATCAATGAGATCCGGCAGATGTCTGGGGCGCAGATTAAGATCTCAAACCCAGTGGAGGGATCGACTGACCGACAGATCACCATCACCGGATCTCCAGCCAACATCAGCCTGGCTCAGTACCTCATCAACGCCAGGTAA
- the LOC132808932 gene encoding poly(rC)-binding protein 3-like isoform X1: protein MESAVESGLNVTLSLRLLMHGKEVGSIIGKKGETVKKMREESGARINISEGNCPERIVTLSGPTSAIFKAFSMITHKLEEDINSAMVNSTASSQPPVTLRIVIPASQCGSLIGKGGCKIKEIRESTGAQVQVAGDMLPNSTERAITIAGTPASIIECAKQICVVILEQSSPKGITVPYRPKPVSAPVIFAGGQAYTIQGQFAIPHPDLTKLHQLAMQQTPFTPVGQTSPGYSGLDSTQTSSHEIAIPNDLIGCIIGRQGSKINEIRQMSGAQIKISNPVEGSTDRQITITGSPANISLAQYLINAR from the exons gagGTGGGAAGCATCATCGGAAAG AAAGGAGAGACCGTCAAAAAGATGCGAGAGGAG AGTGGAGCCCGCATCAATATCTCCGAAGGGAACTGTCCGGAGCGCATCGTGACGCTGTCCGGACCCACGAGTGCCATTTTCAAGGCGTTCTCGATGATAACGCACAAGCTAGAAGAG GACATCAACAGCGCCATGGTCAACAGCACTGCCTCGAGCCAGCCACCGGTCACTCTGCGGATTGTCATTCCCGCCAGCCAGTGTGGCTCTCTCATCGGGAAGGGAGGCTGCAAGATCAAGGAGATTCGAGAG TCCACAGGAGCCCAGGTTCAGGTGGCTGGAGACATGCTTCCAAACTCAACAGAGAGGGCCATCACCATCGCTGGGACCCCGGCCTCCATCATTGAGTGTGCCAAGCAGATCTGCGTGGTCATTCTCGAG CAGTCCTCTCCAAAAGGGATCACCGTCCCCTATCGTCCCAAGCCAGTTTCGGCACCTGTCATCTTTGCCGGCGGCCAG GCCTACACCATTCAGGGGCAGTTTGCTATTCCACATCCTGAT CTCACCAAGTTACACCAGCTCGCAATGCAGCAAACCCCTTTCACCCCCGTGGGACAGACCAGTCCTGGATACTCAG gttTGGATTCCACTCAGACCAGTTCACATGAAATTGCAATTCCAAATGAC ttGATCGGATGCATTATTGGACGTCAGGGGAGTAAGATCAATGAGATCCGGCAGATGTCTGGGGCGCAGATTAAGATCTCAAACCCAGTGGAGGGATCGACTGACCGACAGATCACCATCACCGGATCTCCAGCCAACATCAGCCTGGCTCAGTACCTCATCAACGCCAGGTAA